From the genome of Hydrogenophilus thermoluteolus, one region includes:
- a CDS encoding DUF2905 domain-containing protein yields MQKLLFWLGVALILLALLYPWLSKLPFGRLPGDIVVEKEHFTFYFPITTSIVVSLLLSLLFWWWRK; encoded by the coding sequence ATGCAAAAGCTCCTATTCTGGCTGGGTGTTGCGCTCATTCTGCTTGCGCTCCTATATCCGTGGCTGAGTAAATTGCCCTTCGGGCGTTTGCCGGGGGATATCGTAGTCGAGAAGGAGCATTTCACCTTCTACTTTCCGATCACTACGAGCATCGTGGTGTCGCTCCTCCTTTCGCTCCTCTTCTGGTGGTGGCGCAAGTAA
- a CDS encoding YqaA family protein, translating to MRLFSSWYARVMQWVRHRRAPWFLALLAFAESSFFPIPPDVMLAPMAMAQPQRAWRLALLTTVTSVLGGLFGYAIGWGAFGLIEPWLQTSRYWEAYQTAHRWFAEWGVWAVFIAGFSPIPYKVFTIAAGVLQMALMPFTIASFVGRGARFFLVAGLMAWGGPRLEATLHRWVDRIGWAMVGLVAVGLGWWYWTKG from the coding sequence ATGCGCCTCTTTTCTTCCTGGTACGCGCGCGTGATGCAGTGGGTGCGCCACCGCCGTGCGCCGTGGTTTCTGGCGTTACTCGCTTTTGCCGAATCGTCTTTCTTTCCTATTCCTCCGGACGTGATGCTCGCGCCGATGGCGATGGCGCAGCCGCAGCGGGCGTGGCGCTTGGCACTGTTGACAACGGTGACCTCGGTATTGGGCGGATTGTTCGGCTACGCGATCGGGTGGGGGGCATTTGGCTTGATCGAGCCGTGGCTGCAAACCTCTCGCTATTGGGAGGCGTATCAGACGGCACACCGCTGGTTCGCGGAGTGGGGCGTCTGGGCGGTCTTCATCGCAGGGTTTTCGCCGATTCCTTATAAAGTTTTTACGATCGCCGCCGGGGTGCTGCAGATGGCGCTCATGCCGTTCACGATCGCGTCGTTCGTGGGCCGCGGGGCGCGCTTTTTCCTCGTTGCCGGGCTCATGGCGTGGGGCGGTCCCCGTTTGGAGGCGACGCTGCACCGTTGGGTCGACCGCATCGGCTGGGCAATGGTCGGGTTGGTCGCCGTCGGTCTCGGGTGGTGGTATTGGACGAAGGGGTGA
- the mutL gene encoding DNA mismatch repair endonuclease MutL, with protein MPIQLLPDTLINQIAAGEVVERPASIVKELAENSLDAGATEIAIHLEAGGIERVCVRDDGCGIPASELPLAVARHATSKIDSLKALLSVTTKGFRGEALAAIAAVTHLTIASRPREAPHGMKLDARSGELTPYAMAPGTEVDCRALFDTVPARRKFLKTPQTEAHHAIEAARRLALAHPQVAWQVTHNDKLVWRLAPQSAEARFLALFHTDPAEWRLAHAETPAAQLLGWVIEPRFARESARQALQYLFVNGRAVRDRLLAQAVRQAYHDVLHGHRQPSYVLFLTVAPELVDVNVHPAKSEVRFRDPNAIFRLVNGAIAQALAPTVVFPQPLGTETTEAAGKTQPPLATERATAPATRAIVSSPAAQQRLPFGTSTVRDSANARYLAFAAHAFVDANTARSETATPAPTTPPGALPPLAPAHEHAAPEVAAPSPPPVEPSATEPPLGYALAQLHGIYILAQNRRGLVLVDMHAAHERILYERLKRHYDEAALPAQPLLHPVPVRLNGAALATFTEHRVTLAQLGLEASLLDTETIAVRTHPPFVAPREIPALVAELLETLRDAPTSNAVTARRDALLARVACHGAVRANRALTQEEMNALLRDLEATERGGQCNHGRPTWIELPLAALDALFLRGQ; from the coding sequence ATGCCGATCCAGCTTCTGCCCGACACCCTCATCAACCAGATCGCCGCAGGCGAAGTGGTCGAACGGCCGGCGTCGATCGTCAAAGAACTCGCAGAAAACAGCCTCGACGCGGGCGCCACCGAAATCGCGATCCACCTCGAAGCGGGCGGTATCGAACGGGTCTGCGTCCGTGACGACGGCTGTGGGATTCCCGCTTCGGAACTCCCGCTCGCGGTAGCTCGCCACGCTACGAGCAAGATCGATTCGCTCAAGGCGCTCCTCTCCGTCACCACCAAAGGGTTTCGCGGCGAAGCGCTTGCGGCGATCGCAGCGGTCACCCACCTCACGATCGCGTCCCGCCCCCGCGAAGCGCCGCACGGCATGAAGCTCGATGCCCGCAGTGGCGAGCTCACTCCATATGCGATGGCTCCTGGGACCGAGGTGGACTGCCGCGCCCTGTTCGATACGGTCCCCGCGCGGCGCAAATTTTTGAAAACGCCGCAGACCGAAGCGCACCACGCGATCGAAGCCGCGCGGCGGCTGGCGCTTGCGCACCCACAGGTCGCTTGGCAAGTCACCCACAACGACAAACTGGTGTGGCGGCTTGCGCCCCAATCTGCTGAAGCCCGCTTTTTGGCGCTTTTTCACACTGACCCCGCCGAATGGCGCTTGGCACACGCCGAAACCCCCGCCGCGCAACTCCTGGGTTGGGTGATCGAGCCCCGCTTCGCCCGGGAAAGCGCGCGCCAGGCGCTTCAATACCTCTTCGTGAATGGTCGAGCGGTTCGCGACCGGCTGCTCGCCCAAGCCGTGCGCCAAGCCTACCACGATGTCTTGCACGGCCACCGCCAACCGAGCTACGTGCTCTTTCTCACCGTCGCGCCCGAACTCGTCGACGTCAATGTCCATCCGGCAAAAAGCGAAGTGCGCTTTCGCGACCCCAACGCCATCTTCCGCTTGGTAAACGGTGCGATTGCGCAAGCGCTGGCACCAACGGTGGTATTCCCGCAGCCACTCGGCACCGAGACCACCGAAGCTGCTGGTAAAACGCAACCTCCGCTTGCTACGGAGCGCGCAACAGCGCCCGCGACCCGCGCCATCGTTTCGTCCCCGGCCGCCCAGCAACGGCTGCCGTTTGGCACATCGACCGTGCGCGACAGCGCCAACGCCCGCTACCTGGCTTTTGCCGCGCACGCCTTTGTAGACGCAAACACCGCGCGATCGGAAACCGCCACCCCCGCACCCACGACTCCGCCCGGCGCGCTTCCCCCGCTCGCCCCTGCGCACGAGCACGCGGCGCCTGAGGTGGCAGCCCCCTCACCGCCCCCCGTCGAACCGTCTGCGACGGAGCCCCCGCTGGGTTACGCGCTTGCGCAACTGCATGGCATCTACATTTTGGCGCAAAACCGCCGCGGGCTCGTGCTCGTCGATATGCACGCCGCACACGAACGCATCCTCTACGAACGGCTGAAACGTCACTACGACGAAGCGGCGCTTCCCGCGCAACCGCTCCTGCACCCCGTCCCCGTTCGGCTGAACGGCGCGGCGCTCGCCACCTTCACCGAACACCGCGTCACGTTGGCACAGCTGGGGCTCGAAGCATCGCTGCTCGATACCGAGACGATCGCCGTGCGCACCCATCCGCCATTCGTCGCGCCGCGGGAAATCCCCGCGCTCGTTGCCGAACTCCTCGAAACCTTGCGCGATGCCCCCACCAGCAACGCGGTCACCGCGCGGCGGGACGCGCTCCTTGCTCGCGTAGCCTGTCATGGCGCAGTGCGAGCAAACCGCGCGCTCACGCAAGAAGAGATGAACGCGCTGTTGCGCGATCTGGAAGCGACCGAACGGGGCGGCCAGTGCAACCACGGGCGCCCCACTTGGATCGAACTGCCGCTCGCCGCACTGGACGCCCTCTTCTTACGAGGCCAATAG
- the purN gene encoding phosphoribosylglycinamide formyltransferase: MAAEKRLVILISGRGSNMEAIVRAQIPGATVAAVISNRPDAAGLRFAQQHGIATEVVDHKAFPTRDAFDKMLAERIDHYRPDLVVLAGFMRILGEAFVRRYEGRMMNIHPSLLPAFPGLHTHERAIAEGCRVHGATVHFVTPALDHGPIIVQAAVPVLPEDTPETLAARVLREEHRIYPQAIRWFVEGRISLTPEGRVVVAQARFPDTALHVPATTEREEAHI, translated from the coding sequence ATGGCTGCGGAGAAGCGCTTGGTGATCTTGATTTCGGGGCGGGGGAGCAACATGGAGGCGATCGTGCGGGCGCAGATTCCCGGCGCGACGGTTGCTGCGGTGATCAGCAACCGGCCCGACGCCGCGGGGTTGCGCTTCGCACAACAGCATGGCATCGCCACCGAGGTGGTCGATCACAAGGCGTTCCCGACGCGCGATGCGTTCGATAAGATGCTTGCCGAGCGCATCGACCACTATCGGCCCGATCTGGTGGTGCTCGCGGGGTTCATGCGCATTTTGGGCGAAGCGTTCGTTCGCCGCTACGAAGGGCGAATGATGAATATCCACCCGTCGCTCCTTCCAGCGTTTCCCGGCTTGCACACCCACGAGCGCGCGATTGCCGAAGGGTGTCGGGTGCATGGCGCAACGGTCCATTTCGTCACGCCGGCGCTCGATCATGGCCCGATCATCGTTCAAGCGGCGGTGCCGGTGTTGCCCGAGGATACGCCAGAGACGCTCGCCGCACGGGTGTTGCGCGAAGAGCACCGTATCTATCCGCAAGCGATCCGCTGGTTCGTCGAAGGTCGGATCTCGCTGACCCCGGAGGGACGAGTCGTGGTGGCGCAGGCGCGCTTTCCCGACACCGCCTTGCATGTGCCAGCAACGACGGAACGCGAGGAAGCACACATATGA
- a CDS encoding DUF3108 domain-containing protein has translation MTIGWRGHGRWVARLVARLVMLLCAVVAFGNAAHAAFVLPSEGRAQYAVKKGGMTLGMAQLEWHVAPDGRYRVALSSQTTGLAALLSNYSETRVSEGRVVSGWWVPERSLRERPGKDDEVIARAGDAVVVTRKGRTLRYAAPETAQDFLSLLLSLPARAAAGKPHGKTVLLGVKRAKTITYRVAETQSVTLPDGRTVPGLAFQAETENKDWQVTVEWQVAPIVRLVRLNIHGEEGDFAYELTR, from the coding sequence ATGACGATCGGGTGGCGTGGGCATGGCCGGTGGGTGGCGCGTTTAGTGGCGCGGTTGGTGATGTTGCTCTGTGCGGTGGTCGCATTCGGAAATGCGGCACACGCGGCGTTCGTTCTGCCCAGCGAGGGGCGCGCCCAGTACGCGGTCAAGAAAGGGGGGATGACCCTGGGTATGGCGCAACTGGAATGGCACGTTGCGCCGGACGGCCGCTATCGCGTCGCCCTTTCGTCACAGACTACCGGGTTGGCTGCGCTCTTGAGTAACTATTCGGAAACCCGGGTGAGCGAAGGGCGCGTGGTGTCTGGGTGGTGGGTGCCCGAGCGGTCTTTGCGCGAGCGGCCAGGAAAGGACGATGAGGTGATCGCGCGTGCCGGGGACGCGGTCGTGGTTACCCGGAAAGGACGTACGCTGCGCTACGCAGCACCAGAGACGGCTCAGGATTTTTTGAGCCTTCTTTTGTCGTTACCCGCGCGCGCCGCAGCGGGAAAACCACACGGCAAGACGGTACTGCTTGGGGTCAAGCGCGCCAAAACCATCACCTACCGCGTCGCGGAAACGCAATCGGTGACGTTGCCGGACGGGCGGACGGTTCCTGGGTTGGCGTTCCAAGCTGAAACCGAAAATAAGGATTGGCAGGTGACCGTCGAGTGGCAGGTCGCACCGATCGTCCGTTTGGTGCGCCTGAACATTCACGGGGAAGAGGGTGATTTTGCCTATGAACTTACGCGCTGA
- a CDS encoding RsmB/NOP family class I SAM-dependent RNA methyltransferase has product MNLRAEWHPQRVQAVVQALSEALTFAAPADKVLSAFLRAWPRLGQRDRAWVAETYYGVIRHYRRLTVWAESTAPRHLLLAWLVVGRGVSVAQLAPLLRREEGEWLAQRKAAIAGYAWRDAERLSMPDWLWARLVTAYGVEETQRIASSMLQPAPLDLRVNTLKAKRSDVMATFMAEGLEAHETPWSPWGVRLAEKVALQRHPLYRDGIVEVQDEGSQLVTRLVAPKRRQTVVDFCAGAGGKTLVLAALMVNSGQIYACDAIAKRLAGLHPRLARAGATNVQPMAIADEHDPKLARLAGKADRVLVDVPCSGIGTLRRNPDFKWRQTEATVAALTAQQASILAAAARLVKPGGRLIYVTCSILPEENDRVVQTFLAAHPAFAPLPWNELTADWQHGTHGTAFVNGPCPTDGVPEAVRLFPHVHGCDGFFAVVLERRSV; this is encoded by the coding sequence ATGAACTTACGCGCTGAATGGCATCCGCAACGGGTGCAGGCCGTGGTTCAGGCGCTATCGGAAGCGCTGACCTTTGCGGCACCGGCAGACAAGGTGCTTTCGGCGTTTTTGCGCGCCTGGCCCCGGTTGGGGCAGCGCGATCGCGCATGGGTTGCCGAAACCTATTACGGCGTGATTCGCCACTATCGCCGCCTCACCGTCTGGGCCGAGAGTACCGCGCCGCGCCATCTCCTGCTGGCATGGTTGGTGGTGGGACGAGGCGTTTCGGTGGCGCAACTGGCGCCGCTCCTCCGGCGAGAAGAGGGGGAGTGGTTGGCGCAGCGCAAAGCGGCGATTGCGGGCTACGCCTGGCGTGACGCCGAACGGCTGAGCATGCCCGATTGGTTGTGGGCACGGCTCGTGACCGCGTATGGGGTGGAGGAAACGCAGCGCATCGCGTCGAGTATGCTCCAGCCAGCGCCGCTCGATCTGCGGGTCAACACCCTCAAAGCGAAGCGCAGCGACGTGATGGCTACGTTCATGGCCGAAGGGCTCGAGGCGCACGAAACGCCTTGGTCGCCGTGGGGCGTGCGCCTGGCTGAAAAGGTGGCCTTGCAACGCCATCCGTTGTACCGCGACGGTATCGTCGAGGTGCAGGACGAAGGGAGTCAGTTGGTCACCCGGTTGGTCGCACCCAAGCGGCGACAGACGGTGGTCGATTTCTGCGCGGGCGCCGGCGGCAAGACGCTGGTGTTGGCCGCGCTGATGGTCAATAGCGGCCAGATTTACGCGTGCGATGCGATCGCAAAGCGCCTCGCGGGTTTGCATCCCCGTTTGGCGCGTGCAGGCGCAACGAACGTCCAACCGATGGCGATCGCCGATGAGCACGACCCAAAGCTTGCCCGGCTGGCAGGAAAAGCCGACCGCGTCTTGGTCGATGTGCCGTGCTCCGGGATCGGAACATTACGCCGTAATCCCGATTTCAAATGGCGCCAAACGGAAGCCACGGTGGCGGCGCTCACCGCGCAGCAAGCGAGCATCCTAGCGGCGGCGGCCCGGTTGGTGAAGCCAGGCGGGCGGCTGATCTATGTCACCTGTAGCATCCTGCCCGAAGAGAACGACCGCGTGGTGCAGACTTTTCTCGCGGCGCACCCTGCGTTCGCGCCGCTGCCATGGAACGAATTGACCGCGGATTGGCAGCACGGTACGCACGGCACCGCGTTCGTCAATGGCCCGTGTCCAACCGATGGTGTGCCCGAAGCGGTACGGCTTTTCCCCCATGTTCATGGTTGTGACGGCTTTTTCGCGGTGGTGCTCGAGCGCCGTTCCGTCTAG
- a CDS encoding oxidoreductase, with the protein MSETFTALMIRENPEGGVRAALESVPFSMLDPGEVLIRVHYSSINYKDALAATGKGKIIRRFPCIGGIDLAGTVVESSDDRFRPGDAVIATSYDIGVSHHGGYAEYARIPAKWIVPLPAGLDLFEAMALGTAGYTAALAVERMEHEGLKPDAGPVVVSGASGGVGMLVIQMLAGRGYHVVALTGKPEEAEQLKTLGAAEVLDRNTIDFAATRPLEKSRWAGAVDNVGGPILHWMLATMKQAGTVASIGNAASPKLETTVFPFILRGVSLLGVDSAYTDFPLRGKVWERLATDLKPKHLKAITREVPLTALPKIFDEFISGKAKGRTVVRIGDE; encoded by the coding sequence ATGAGTGAGACCTTTACCGCATTGATGATTCGGGAAAACCCGGAAGGGGGGGTGCGCGCCGCGTTGGAGTCGGTGCCGTTTTCAATGCTCGACCCCGGTGAGGTGCTCATTCGGGTTCACTATTCGAGCATCAACTACAAGGATGCGTTGGCGGCAACCGGTAAAGGGAAGATCATTCGGCGTTTTCCCTGTATCGGCGGGATCGATCTCGCCGGAACGGTGGTCGAGTCGAGCGACGACCGTTTTCGGCCCGGTGATGCGGTGATCGCGACGAGCTACGACATCGGGGTGTCGCACCACGGGGGCTATGCCGAGTATGCCCGGATTCCCGCGAAGTGGATCGTGCCGTTGCCTGCAGGCCTCGATCTCTTCGAAGCGATGGCGTTGGGTACCGCGGGCTACACCGCAGCACTGGCGGTCGAGCGGATGGAACACGAAGGTTTGAAGCCGGATGCGGGACCCGTGGTGGTGAGCGGCGCGTCGGGTGGTGTCGGGATGTTGGTGATCCAGATGCTGGCGGGCCGGGGGTATCACGTGGTTGCGCTCACGGGTAAACCCGAAGAGGCCGAGCAATTGAAAACGCTGGGGGCAGCGGAGGTGCTCGATCGCAACACGATCGATTTCGCGGCGACGCGGCCGCTCGAAAAAAGCCGCTGGGCGGGTGCGGTCGACAACGTCGGCGGCCCGATCCTCCACTGGATGTTGGCGACGATGAAACAGGCAGGTACGGTGGCGTCGATCGGTAACGCCGCGTCGCCCAAGCTCGAAACCACGGTCTTCCCCTTCATCTTGCGCGGTGTGAGTCTCTTGGGGGTCGATTCGGCCTACACCGACTTCCCATTGCGCGGTAAGGTGTGGGAGCGGTTGGCGACCGACCTCAAACCGAAACACCTCAAAGCGATCACGCGCGAAGTGCCGCTCACGGCGCTACCCAAGATTTTCGACGAATTCATTTCCGGGAAGGCGAAAGGACGCACGGTGGTTCGTATCGGTGATGAATGA
- a CDS encoding propionate--CoA ligase yields MGAYEAFYRRSIEEPDAFWAEEAKRIYWHKAPEVICDYSRPPFVKWFKGGETNLCYNAVDRHAAERPNDTALITVSTETNEEKRYTFAELQREVERMAAIYLSLGVRKGDRVLIYMPMIPEAAFAMLAAVRIGAIHSVVFGGFASASLATRIDDAQPKIMVTADAGMRNGKAVPYKHLVDEACALAKTPPEKVVIVDRGLDKGFPRIEGRDLDYATLRAQHLDASVPVAWVESTHPSYILYTSGTTGKPKGVQRDTGGYAVALAASMDYIFCGKAGETMFATSDIGWVVGHSYIIYGPLLAGMATILYEGTPLRPDPGIWWRMVEQYRVTVMFSAPTAIRVLKKQDPKYLKCADLSSLKHLFLAGEPLDETTHRWIHEALGKPVIDNYWQTETGWPMLAICRGIEEKPIKYGSPGFPVYGYNLKIFREDGTECGPNEKGIVGVLPPLPPGCLSSVWGDEARFISSYFSLFKEPLVYSSADWGIKDEAGYHFILGRTDDVINVAGHRLGTREIEEAVQSHTAIAEVAVVGVHDEVKGQLPVAFAVVKDPTLVETTQARQKLEAEVKQKVDELLGAIARPHRVYFVSGLPKTRSGKMLRRSIQALAEGRDTGDLTTIEDRSALDQIAEALKTQ; encoded by the coding sequence ATGGGGGCATACGAAGCGTTTTACCGCCGTTCGATCGAGGAACCCGACGCTTTTTGGGCGGAGGAGGCGAAGCGGATCTACTGGCACAAAGCGCCGGAAGTGATCTGCGACTATTCGCGGCCGCCGTTCGTCAAATGGTTCAAAGGGGGGGAGACCAACCTCTGCTACAACGCGGTCGATCGCCACGCCGCAGAGCGCCCGAACGACACGGCGCTGATCACCGTTTCCACGGAAACGAACGAAGAGAAGCGCTATACCTTCGCGGAACTACAGCGCGAGGTGGAGCGCATGGCTGCGATCTACCTCAGCCTGGGCGTTCGGAAAGGGGATCGGGTGCTCATCTACATGCCGATGATTCCCGAAGCGGCGTTTGCGATGCTCGCGGCGGTGCGCATCGGTGCGATCCATTCGGTGGTCTTCGGTGGTTTTGCGTCGGCGTCGCTCGCCACCCGCATCGACGACGCGCAACCGAAGATCATGGTCACAGCCGACGCCGGAATGCGCAATGGCAAAGCGGTTCCCTATAAGCATCTGGTGGACGAGGCGTGTGCGTTGGCCAAAACGCCGCCCGAGAAGGTGGTGATCGTCGACCGTGGGCTCGACAAAGGGTTTCCGCGGATCGAAGGGCGCGACCTCGATTACGCGACCCTGCGCGCGCAGCATCTCGATGCTTCCGTGCCGGTGGCGTGGGTCGAATCGACCCATCCCAGCTACATTCTCTATACCTCCGGCACTACCGGTAAGCCCAAAGGGGTGCAGCGTGACACGGGCGGTTACGCGGTGGCGCTCGCGGCGTCGATGGACTACATCTTCTGCGGCAAAGCCGGCGAAACGATGTTCGCCACTTCCGACATCGGCTGGGTGGTCGGCCACAGTTACATCATCTACGGGCCGCTTCTGGCGGGCATGGCGACGATCCTGTACGAAGGGACACCGTTGCGCCCAGACCCGGGAATCTGGTGGCGGATGGTCGAGCAATACCGTGTCACTGTGATGTTCTCCGCCCCCACCGCGATTCGGGTGCTCAAAAAGCAGGATCCGAAGTATTTGAAATGTGCCGATCTCTCCAGCCTCAAGCATCTGTTCCTCGCTGGCGAGCCGCTCGATGAAACCACCCACCGCTGGATCCACGAAGCGCTGGGCAAGCCGGTGATCGACAACTACTGGCAAACCGAAACCGGTTGGCCGATGCTCGCGATCTGCCGCGGGATCGAAGAAAAGCCCATCAAGTACGGTTCGCCGGGGTTTCCGGTCTATGGCTACAACCTAAAGATCTTCCGCGAAGACGGCACCGAGTGTGGGCCAAACGAGAAAGGAATTGTCGGTGTCTTGCCACCGCTGCCGCCGGGGTGTCTGAGTTCGGTGTGGGGAGACGAAGCGCGCTTCATCAGCTCCTACTTCAGCCTCTTCAAAGAGCCGCTCGTCTATTCGTCGGCCGATTGGGGCATCAAGGACGAAGCGGGTTACCACTTCATCCTGGGGCGCACCGACGACGTGATCAACGTGGCGGGGCATCGTTTGGGAACGCGCGAAATCGAGGAGGCGGTGCAATCACATACCGCGATTGCCGAAGTGGCGGTAGTTGGCGTACATGACGAAGTGAAGGGACAACTGCCGGTTGCGTTTGCGGTGGTCAAAGACCCGACGCTGGTGGAAACCACGCAAGCGCGACAGAAGCTCGAAGCGGAAGTGAAGCAAAAAGTGGACGAACTCTTGGGCGCGATTGCTCGACCGCACCGCGTCTATTTCGTCTCCGGTTTGCCCAAGACCCGCTCCGGCAAGATGTTGCGCCGTTCGATCCAAGCGCTCGCCGAAGGGCGCGATACCGGCGACCTCACGACGATCGAAGACCGTTCCGCGCTCGACCAGATTGCGGAAGCGCTCAAGACGCAGTGA
- a CDS encoding aspartate aminotransferase family protein, which yields MTHLMNTYARLPVAFAHGEGVWLTDEAGNRYLDALAGIAVSTLGHAHPRLAEAICAQAKKVLHTSNLYRIPAQEALAERLCALSAMEEVFFANSGAEANEGAIKLARLYGHRRGIARPKIVVMEQAFHGRTLAALSATGNVKAQQGFEPLVEGFVRVPFGDLTALTAALADSDVVAVLFEVIQGEGGIRLAAPEVVRAIREITAARGVLMMCDEVQCGVGRTGHWFGWQWAAAALGVAPEALAPDVMTLAKGLGSGVPLGALLARGPAAGVFGPGNHGSTFGGNPLACVAGLTTLAVIEEEGLLANAAARGAQLKNALQQAFADLPAVQEVRGEGLMIGVVLDRPCGALVRTALEEARLLINVTAERVIRLLPPLVISEAETEEIAARLVPLVRRFVRGGE from the coding sequence ATGACCCATCTGATGAACACCTACGCCCGCTTGCCTGTGGCGTTCGCGCACGGGGAGGGGGTCTGGCTCACCGACGAAGCCGGGAACCGCTATCTCGACGCCCTTGCGGGCATCGCGGTCTCGACCTTAGGGCACGCCCATCCGCGCCTTGCCGAAGCGATTTGCGCCCAAGCCAAAAAGGTGCTCCACACCTCGAACCTCTATCGCATTCCCGCGCAGGAGGCCCTCGCGGAACGGCTGTGCGCGTTGAGCGCGATGGAAGAGGTCTTCTTCGCCAATTCGGGCGCGGAAGCCAACGAAGGGGCGATCAAACTGGCCCGCCTCTATGGCCATCGGCGCGGCATTGCGCGGCCGAAGATCGTCGTGATGGAGCAGGCGTTTCACGGACGGACGCTCGCCGCGCTTTCGGCAACCGGTAACGTGAAAGCCCAGCAGGGTTTCGAGCCGCTCGTCGAAGGGTTCGTCCGGGTCCCGTTCGGTGATCTCACTGCGCTGACGGCTGCACTCGCCGATTCCGACGTCGTCGCGGTGCTCTTCGAAGTGATCCAGGGAGAAGGCGGGATTCGCCTCGCCGCGCCCGAGGTCGTGCGGGCGATCCGGGAGATCACCGCGGCGCGGGGCGTGTTGATGATGTGCGACGAGGTGCAGTGTGGCGTTGGGCGCACCGGCCATTGGTTCGGTTGGCAGTGGGCCGCTGCGGCGCTGGGGGTGGCGCCGGAGGCGCTGGCACCGGACGTGATGACGCTCGCAAAAGGGCTCGGTTCCGGCGTACCCCTAGGTGCGCTCCTGGCACGGGGGCCTGCCGCTGGGGTTTTCGGTCCGGGAAATCATGGATCGACGTTTGGCGGCAATCCCTTGGCGTGCGTCGCCGGGCTCACCACGCTCGCGGTGATCGAGGAAGAGGGATTGCTCGCGAACGCGGCGGCACGCGGCGCGCAACTCAAGAACGCACTGCAACAGGCGTTTGCTGACCTTCCCGCGGTTCAGGAGGTGCGCGGGGAAGGACTGATGATCGGAGTGGTGCTCGACCGCCCCTGTGGTGCCTTGGTGCGGACCGCGCTCGAGGAGGCGCGGTTACTGATCAACGTGACCGCCGAGCGGGTGATACGCCTTTTGCCGCCGCTCGTCATTTCGGAAGCTGAGACGGAGGAGATCGCCGCGCGGCTGGTGCCGTTGGTGCGGCGATTCGTGAGGGGAGGGGAATAG
- the argF gene encoding ornithine carbamoyltransferase → MPAVQHYLQFRDFSADEYRYLFDRAAWIKRKFKQYEPWHPLFDRTLVMIFEKASTRTRLSFEAGIQQLGGFAVYLNTRDSQLGRGEPVEDAAEVISRMSDLVMIRTFEQAIVERFAARSRVPVINGLTNEFHPCQVMADIFTFIEHRGAIQGKTVAWIGDANNMCNTWLQAAEVLDFKVNVSTPPGYAVDPAVAQVTPNGHYECFADPMDAARNADLITTDVWTSMGFEEESEARLQAFRDWQVDAEMMAVAKPDALFMHCLPAHRGEEVTAEVIDGPQSVVWDEAENRLHVQKALMEYLVLGRMEG, encoded by the coding sequence ATGCCAGCGGTCCAACACTATTTGCAATTCCGCGATTTTTCCGCGGACGAATATCGTTACCTCTTCGATCGTGCGGCGTGGATCAAGCGTAAGTTCAAGCAGTACGAACCGTGGCATCCGCTCTTCGATCGCACGCTGGTGATGATCTTCGAAAAAGCGAGCACCCGCACCCGCCTTTCGTTCGAAGCGGGGATTCAGCAGTTGGGTGGCTTCGCCGTCTATCTCAATACCCGTGACTCACAGCTTGGCCGCGGCGAACCGGTCGAGGACGCGGCGGAGGTGATCTCCCGGATGAGCGATCTGGTGATGATCCGTACCTTCGAGCAGGCGATCGTCGAGCGCTTCGCGGCGCGTTCGCGGGTGCCGGTGATCAACGGGCTCACCAACGAATTCCACCCGTGCCAGGTGATGGCCGATATCTTCACTTTCATCGAGCACCGCGGTGCGATCCAAGGCAAGACCGTGGCGTGGATCGGGGATGCGAACAATATGTGCAACACCTGGTTACAGGCGGCGGAAGTGCTCGACTTCAAAGTGAACGTCTCGACCCCGCCCGGCTATGCGGTCGATCCGGCGGTCGCGCAAGTCACTCCGAACGGCCACTATGAGTGTTTTGCCGATCCGATGGACGCGGCGCGTAACGCCGACCTGATTACCACCGACGTCTGGACGTCGATGGGGTTCGAAGAGGAGTCCGAAGCGCGGCTCCAGGCGTTCCGCGACTGGCAGGTCGACGCCGAAATGATGGCTGTCGCCAAACCCGACGCGCTTTTCATGCACTGCTTGCCCGCGCACCGCGGCGAAGAGGTCACCGCCGAGGTGATCGATGGCCCGCAGTCGGTGGTCTGGGACGAAGCGGAAAACCGGCTGCACGTGCAGAAGGCGCTGATGGAGTACCTGGTGCTGGGACGGATGGAAGGGTAG